The Acidobacteriota bacterium genome contains the following window.
TGCGTTCCTCCGCCGATCGAGAGAATTCTTCCGGAGCCGAAGCCAAGGCTTTTGTAATTCTTCTTTATTGAGCCGAAATGTCCGGTAGTTTTCCGGTGTTCGGGTCCGTTCTGCGGGCCGACGGCTAAGTTCACTGTCATCGATCGCCGTCCAGATGTCTCCCATAGCCGGAGCCGCCGAAATAGCGACCGCAGACGACACGAGCATAAGAAAGGCAAGTGCTGTTGTTATTGTCCTAAAAAATGACATTCTTAAAAATTCTCCTAAAAATAAAATACTTGACTAACCGACAAATGGGTCGAGCGATATGCTCCGTAGTTGAGTTGACTATCTCATTTTATGAAAAATGTTCATGCCTGTCCATAATTTTCAGCCTAGTACGCAAAGTACTATCACTCGTCGTAGTTCGAAGTAGATCAGCCCTCGTTGGCAACGCTCTAAAATGCTAGACTATCTGCTTGTTTATGGAGCCAAGATCGCTGGAAAAGATCCCAACAGACCGCATTAGAACTGGCTGCTGAGGCACTTGTGCCTGAGCCGGCCGAAATTGCAGTTCTTGACGGCAGCGAACGGATAGGCTTTCGTCTGGCTCACCGTATGAACCTTGGCGTTTGGAAACGCCTGATGACGTTTTGCCAACGCCATATCGGATCGCTGTGGATCTTGATCGCGACCTACAATTTGATGAACGTTTTCGGCATCGAGAATGTTGAAAATGCTGCGGTCGATAAACCATTGGTGCTGGTCGCCAATCACCGCTCCTTCTTCGATATGTACACGGTGTCGAGCGTGATATTTCGCCGTACAAAGCGTCCGGTCACTCTGTTCTTCCCGGTACGCGCGAAGTTTTTTTATGACAGTCCGGTTGGCTGGTTCGTTAATTTTGTGATGGGCTGGTTCTCGATGTATCCGCCGTTCTTTCGCGAAGACAGGGAAGTGAAAAAGCGTGAATTCGACAAATATTCCATGCGTCGGCTCATCCAGCTTTGCAGCCAAGGCCGCGGCCACATGATCGGTTTTCACCCGGAAGGCAGGCGCAATCTCGAGGGCGGGCCGTATGACATGCTGCCAGCACAGCCCGGGATCGGGAAGGTTATTTATTCGGCACATCCGCAGGTAATACCTGTCTTTATAGCCGGTCTCGGGAATGATCTTCCAAAACAGATCCTCGGGAACTGGACCGGCGGCGAGAAAGTTCGCATCTGGTTCGGGGAGCAGGTGGATCTGACCCCGTTTTACGAGAAGGGCGACCGCCTGCGAACTCATAAGGAGATCTCCGATTTTCTTATGACGAAGATAGCCGAGCTTGGCGAAATGGATCGCGAAAAGTTCGCTTGAATACATAACTTCGTTTGATCCTGTGTTCGAATATTTACAATAGGCAAGTGGAAGCAACCTCAGAAACTATAAACCAGCAAGGGGAACGGCCGACTCTGGAAATGTCCAATGGCCGTCGTTGGGCCGTAACTATAGGCGTCATGACCGGCATGGCGATC
Protein-coding sequences here:
- a CDS encoding 1-acyl-sn-glycerol-3-phosphate acyltransferase; protein product: MPEPAEIAVLDGSERIGFRLAHRMNLGVWKRLMTFCQRHIGSLWILIATYNLMNVFGIENVENAAVDKPLVLVANHRSFFDMYTVSSVIFRRTKRPVTLFFPVRAKFFYDSPVGWFVNFVMGWFSMYPPFFREDREVKKREFDKYSMRRLIQLCSQGRGHMIGFHPEGRRNLEGGPYDMLPAQPGIGKVIYSAHPQVIPVFIAGLGNDLPKQILGNWTGGEKVRIWFGEQVDLTPFYEKGDRLRTHKEISDFLMTKIAELGEMDREKFA